In Myxococcus virescens, a single genomic region encodes these proteins:
- a CDS encoding kinetoplast-associated protein, whose translation MATRKTSKRNVVARNRSTEATKAAFEELARKARNKPIVSTKEQDAQEAHAKNVLADVSSLTAESAVKKVTEAGLTINKTLAGINEQVISLVEELKQLDEAIQLKTEELNGLHGKDVAASAIDVLVAEYDKKKAELEAEMERLQKDIEDTRAKAAADQSAERQATEVARKRAEEEYAYDTQLQRKKEQDAFAESLRQQAATERDRKEKLEKDWATREDALKQREKELEDLRKQVADFPLVLKKETDTAAAITGNRVKSEWELKLTLATKDAETAQRVAAMEISSLKETATKQAQALQTLQTELAEAKRQVQAIAEKALESASGARALAEVQGVIASRDYSKGK comes from the coding sequence ATGGCTACTCGCAAGACGTCCAAGCGCAACGTTGTCGCCCGCAACCGCTCCACCGAGGCCACCAAGGCCGCCTTCGAGGAGCTCGCTCGCAAGGCGCGCAACAAGCCCATCGTCTCCACCAAGGAGCAGGACGCGCAGGAGGCCCACGCGAAGAACGTCCTCGCGGACGTGTCCAGCCTCACCGCCGAATCCGCCGTGAAGAAAGTCACGGAGGCGGGCCTCACCATCAACAAGACGCTGGCCGGCATCAACGAGCAGGTCATCTCGCTGGTGGAGGAGCTGAAGCAGCTCGACGAGGCCATCCAGCTCAAGACGGAGGAGCTGAACGGGCTGCACGGCAAGGACGTGGCCGCCAGCGCCATCGACGTGCTCGTGGCCGAGTACGACAAGAAGAAGGCCGAGCTGGAAGCGGAGATGGAGCGGCTCCAGAAGGACATCGAGGACACCCGGGCGAAGGCCGCCGCGGACCAGTCCGCCGAGCGGCAGGCCACCGAGGTTGCCCGCAAGCGCGCCGAGGAGGAGTACGCCTATGACACCCAGCTCCAGCGCAAGAAGGAGCAGGATGCCTTCGCCGAGTCGCTGCGCCAGCAGGCCGCCACCGAGCGCGACCGCAAGGAGAAGCTGGAGAAGGATTGGGCCACCCGCGAGGACGCCCTGAAGCAGCGTGAGAAGGAGCTGGAGGACCTGCGCAAGCAGGTGGCGGACTTCCCGCTGGTGCTCAAGAAGGAGACGGACACCGCCGCGGCCATCACCGGCAACCGGGTGAAGTCCGAGTGGGAGCTGAAGCTCACGCTCGCCACCAAGGACGCGGAGACGGCGCAGCGCGTCGCCGCCATGGAGATTTCCTCGCTCAAGGAGACCGCCACCAAGCAGGCCCAGGCGCTCCAGACGCTTCAGACGGAGCTGGCCGAGGCCAAGCGTCAGGTCCAGGCCATCGCCGAGAAGGCGCTCGAGTCCGCGTCCGGCGCCCGCGCGCTGGCCGAGGTCCAGGGCGTCATCGCCAGCCGCGACTACAGCAAGGGCAAGTAG
- a CDS encoding methyltransferase, with protein sequence MDKTPGGTPFPTQLLYERIGGYWLTQVIGTAARLGIADLLSKGPRSSGALADELGISADGLYRLLRGGISAGIFQEVGERTFALTPMGEGLRSDIPGSLRDVAIAQSDRAHWLPWGQLTEAVRTGKSTVREALGTDIWEHFAKHPEEAAHFARAMGNLSALVAHELTQQVDFSPFAHVADIGGSQGALLARVLRANPSCRGILFDLPHVLEGAKAPMEAQGLHGRVELVGGSFFEPGLPSAEAYLLKHILHDWDEDSAAAILRNIHAAAPAGARLFVLELVMPDNQTPSPVPLMDLNMMVLVDGRERTANEFQALLTRTAWELVGIRPTQAGTSIIEAVKR encoded by the coding sequence ATGGACAAGACTCCCGGCGGGACTCCGTTTCCCACGCAGCTCCTCTATGAGCGAATCGGCGGCTATTGGCTCACCCAGGTCATCGGCACGGCGGCCCGTCTGGGAATCGCGGACCTGCTCTCCAAGGGCCCGCGGAGCAGTGGCGCGCTGGCGGACGAGCTCGGCATCAGCGCGGACGGCCTGTACCGGCTGCTGCGAGGCGGCATCTCCGCGGGCATCTTCCAGGAGGTTGGTGAGCGGACCTTTGCCCTGACGCCCATGGGCGAAGGGCTCCGCTCGGACATCCCCGGCTCGCTGCGGGACGTGGCCATCGCGCAGAGTGACCGCGCCCACTGGCTGCCCTGGGGCCAGCTCACCGAGGCCGTTCGCACCGGGAAGTCCACCGTCCGCGAGGCACTGGGGACGGACATCTGGGAGCACTTCGCCAAGCACCCCGAAGAGGCGGCGCACTTCGCCCGGGCCATGGGCAACCTGTCGGCCCTGGTGGCCCACGAGCTGACGCAACAGGTCGACTTCTCCCCCTTCGCCCATGTGGCGGACATCGGCGGCAGCCAGGGAGCGCTGCTGGCGCGGGTGCTGCGCGCCAACCCCTCCTGCCGGGGCATTCTTTTCGACCTGCCGCACGTGCTCGAAGGCGCGAAGGCCCCGATGGAAGCCCAGGGCCTCCATGGACGGGTGGAGCTGGTGGGCGGCAGCTTCTTCGAGCCGGGCCTCCCCTCCGCCGAGGCCTACCTGCTCAAGCACATCCTTCACGACTGGGACGAGGACTCCGCCGCCGCCATCCTGCGGAACATCCACGCCGCGGCGCCCGCGGGAGCCCGGCTCTTCGTGCTGGAGCTGGTGATGCCCGACAACCAGACGCCCTCTCCCGTGCCCCTGATGGACCTCAACATGATGGTGCTGGTGGACGGACGGGAGCGCACGGCCAACGAATTCCAGGCACTGCTGACCCGGACCGCCTGGGAGCTGGTGGGCATCCGCCCCACCCAGGCCGGCACGAGCATCATCGAAGCCGTGAAGCGCTGA
- a CDS encoding fused MFS/spermidine synthase has product MALLPASRLDVLRAALLVLVTSCATLVLELAAARLLAPFIGASLHTWTSIIGVVLAGISLGSYAGGRLSERGASFRWLAGLTALGAVLALLPLGWVAVLGDGAALRPIPVLPRTFLLTFLGFFPVSFVLAMVTPLALRLLLPDLGRAGRIVGLLYALGTLGSLAGNFLTGFVLVAWFPVPTIVLTVSGALLLCSLLALPKASVSAPPVEPAAPATAGAVGAADAAPSSTGVDLRTRPVLACFLVASASFCTLAIELAASRILAPTVGVSLLSWTGIIGVVLTGMALGNFVGGHLADRWPRQDVLAGSMLLAAASCLLIPPIHQWLVLKGHFDGLGLQSRIVAYTAAVFLLPVTALGTLSPQVLRLALADVERAGRTVGRLYAWSTAGALLGSFLTGWWLIAKVGVYPLVMGASLGLVALAAFVGQVWRRPLFVGATAGTLALAGMFGALGLFASPCTEETDYFCIKVNQVEHDGRRLLAMQLDHLTHTMVDLEDPSYLGYPHGYIHSEVVRHVAARTAEPRVLVIGGGGYVVPRWVETYVPQVRMEVVEIDPAVTRIALERFGVKPDTRIASFSLDGRQYLQEMAERGAYDLIVQDAVNDLSVPYHLMTREYDMLVRSLLKPDGLYLLTVIDEIPRGSFLRSALRTMQEVFPHVELLHDARSGSKGQGVYIVAGSAQPMELERLPELLRGLGIEQPRTGRVPRAEIDAYLAAGPALLLTDDFAPVDNLLAELFLLREQVAP; this is encoded by the coding sequence ATGGCTCTTCTCCCCGCGTCTCGTCTGGATGTGCTTCGCGCTGCCCTCCTCGTGTTGGTGACGAGCTGCGCCACCCTGGTGTTGGAGCTGGCCGCCGCCAGGTTGCTGGCGCCCTTCATCGGGGCTTCGCTCCACACGTGGACGAGCATCATCGGCGTGGTGCTCGCGGGCATCAGTCTGGGCAGCTACGCCGGGGGCCGGCTGTCGGAGCGGGGCGCGTCGTTCCGGTGGCTTGCGGGCCTCACCGCGCTGGGGGCGGTGCTCGCGCTCCTGCCGCTGGGATGGGTGGCCGTGCTGGGGGATGGCGCCGCGCTGCGGCCCATCCCCGTGCTGCCGCGCACCTTCCTGCTCACCTTCCTGGGCTTCTTCCCCGTCAGCTTCGTGCTGGCCATGGTGACGCCGCTGGCGCTCCGGCTGCTGCTGCCGGACCTGGGGCGCGCCGGGCGCATCGTGGGCCTGCTGTACGCGCTGGGCACGTTGGGGAGCCTCGCGGGCAACTTCCTCACGGGCTTCGTGCTGGTGGCGTGGTTCCCCGTGCCCACCATCGTCCTCACCGTGTCGGGCGCGCTGTTGTTGTGCTCGCTGCTGGCGCTGCCCAAGGCCTCCGTGTCCGCGCCGCCCGTGGAACCGGCGGCCCCCGCGACAGCCGGCGCCGTGGGGGCAGCGGATGCCGCGCCGTCCTCGACGGGCGTGGACCTGCGCACCCGGCCCGTGTTGGCGTGCTTCCTGGTGGCCAGCGCGAGCTTCTGCACGCTCGCCATCGAACTGGCGGCCAGCCGCATCCTGGCGCCCACCGTGGGCGTTTCCCTGCTGAGCTGGACAGGCATCATCGGCGTGGTGCTGACGGGCATGGCGCTGGGCAACTTCGTGGGCGGCCACCTGGCGGACCGGTGGCCCCGGCAGGACGTGCTCGCCGGCTCCATGCTGCTGGCGGCGGCCAGCTGCCTGCTGATTCCGCCCATCCACCAGTGGCTGGTGCTGAAGGGCCACTTCGACGGCCTGGGCCTTCAGTCGCGCATCGTCGCGTACACGGCCGCGGTGTTCCTGCTGCCGGTGACGGCCCTGGGCACGCTGTCACCCCAGGTGCTCCGGCTGGCGCTGGCGGACGTGGAGCGGGCGGGGCGCACCGTGGGCCGGCTGTACGCGTGGAGCACCGCGGGCGCGCTGCTGGGCTCGTTCCTCACCGGCTGGTGGCTCATCGCGAAGGTGGGCGTCTACCCGCTGGTGATGGGGGCCAGCCTGGGCCTGGTGGCGCTGGCGGCCTTCGTGGGGCAGGTGTGGCGGCGGCCCCTCTTCGTCGGCGCCACCGCGGGCACGCTCGCGCTGGCGGGCATGTTCGGCGCGCTGGGCCTGTTCGCGTCGCCGTGCACGGAGGAGACGGACTACTTCTGCATCAAGGTCAACCAGGTGGAGCATGACGGCCGGCGGCTGCTGGCCATGCAACTGGACCACCTGACGCACACCATGGTGGACCTGGAGGACCCGTCGTACCTGGGCTACCCGCACGGGTACATCCACTCGGAGGTGGTGCGCCACGTGGCCGCGCGCACCGCGGAGCCCCGGGTGCTGGTGATTGGCGGCGGCGGGTACGTGGTGCCGCGCTGGGTGGAGACCTACGTCCCGCAGGTGCGGATGGAGGTGGTGGAGATAGACCCGGCCGTGACGCGCATCGCGCTGGAGCGCTTCGGCGTGAAGCCGGACACGCGCATCGCCTCCTTCAGCCTGGATGGGCGGCAGTACCTCCAGGAGATGGCGGAGCGCGGCGCGTACGACTTGATTGTCCAGGACGCGGTGAACGACCTGTCGGTGCCCTACCACCTGATGACGCGCGAGTACGACATGCTGGTGCGCTCGCTGCTCAAGCCGGACGGCCTCTACCTGCTGACCGTCATCGACGAGATTCCTCGGGGCTCCTTCCTGCGCTCGGCCCTCCGGACGATGCAGGAAGTCTTTCCCCACGTGGAGCTGCTCCACGACGCCCGCAGTGGCTCCAAGGGGCAGGGGGTCTACATCGTCGCGGGCTCGGCGCAACCCATGGAACTGGAGCGCCTCCCGGAGTTGCTGCGCGGCCTGGGCATCGAGCAGCCGCGCACGGGCCGGGTGCCTCGCGCGGAGATTGACGCCTATCTGGCCGCGGGCCCCGCGTTGCTGCTCACGGATGACTTCGCCCCGGTGGACAACCTGCTCGCGGAGCTCTTCCTCCTCCGCGAACAGGTCGCGCCGTAG
- a CDS encoding SAM-dependent methyltransferase, producing MDTEALARIPGVNPNVPNAARIYDYTLGGTHHFEADRQAAEYMFSLVPSTRKWVRMLRACLRTAAQRLAADGFHHWVDFASGLPTGDHVHAVLPDARVLYSDVNPLTITTAHHLLGDTPRVRYMECDIRQAGAFLRRPDVNAFLEGERRVAFGANGITVFLSAEENRQFFRDLYDWAAPGSKLFTTFETKSPDLSTPKWEQFVGTFRQMGESFQLYSLPEYLDLCGPWARDAAGVLPVREFLGLPPEHITDEDREGVGIEFYAVVLEKR from the coding sequence ATGGATACCGAAGCGCTCGCCCGAATCCCGGGCGTCAACCCGAACGTCCCCAATGCCGCCCGCATCTACGACTACACGCTGGGAGGCACGCACCACTTCGAAGCCGACCGGCAGGCGGCGGAGTACATGTTCTCGCTGGTGCCCTCCACCCGGAAGTGGGTGCGCATGCTGCGCGCCTGCCTGCGCACCGCCGCGCAGCGCCTGGCGGCCGACGGCTTCCACCACTGGGTGGACTTCGCGTCGGGACTGCCCACCGGGGACCACGTCCACGCCGTGCTGCCAGACGCTCGCGTGCTCTACAGCGACGTCAATCCGCTCACCATCACCACCGCCCACCATCTGCTGGGGGACACGCCTCGCGTCCGCTACATGGAGTGCGACATCCGCCAGGCGGGCGCCTTCCTGCGGCGGCCGGACGTGAATGCCTTCCTGGAGGGAGAGCGCCGCGTCGCTTTCGGCGCCAATGGCATCACCGTGTTCCTGTCCGCCGAGGAGAACCGCCAGTTCTTCCGCGACCTGTACGACTGGGCGGCCCCAGGCTCGAAGCTGTTCACCACTTTCGAGACGAAGTCACCGGACCTCAGCACCCCGAAGTGGGAGCAGTTCGTCGGTACGTTCCGGCAGATGGGCGAGTCCTTCCAGCTCTACTCCCTGCCCGAGTACCTGGACCTGTGTGGCCCCTGGGCCCGGGATGCCGCCGGCGTGCTGCCCGTGCGCGAGTTCCTCGGGCTGCCCCCGGAGCACATCACCGACGAGGACCGTGAGGGCGTGGGCATCGAGTTCTACGCCGTCGTCCTGGAGAAGCGCTGA
- a CDS encoding DUF4215 domain-containing protein, translating into MVNPHHRSRLASALLASLLFTLVACNGGGGSAKPDAGTGPNTPDGSTPDAGDDCGDGQRQSGEACDDGNRVDGDGCNATCTTVEGGFICEVPGAPCVHLVNCGNGRVEDGEECDDRNLVSGDGCNGSCRIESGWACPAQGGRCRAKECGDNIIAGDEECEDGNTTPGDGCSDVCRLEDGWKCPPGQPCSRTTCGDGITEGTEQCDDGNTVMGDGCSPLCTQEPRCSDGNCEETCGDGLILPNSAVEECDDGNTRANDGCSPDCKLEDGFACVLVTQEPPAQVSIPVVYRDFRGWDLPADPANGLPRGHEDFENRNAGREDGIVENRLDANGRPVYAKEGQASNNTSNRANFDQWYKAVENVNKTIVSTFVLNQQPDGSYVFDNDAFFPLDDVSGSWVAEGHEPRRRDLAGQQRNFHFTSEARYWFEYKGSEELTFRGDDDVWVFVNGRLALDLGGVHGPASGTIYMSGQASTLGLRRGGIYEVVVFQAERHTEGSSYRLTLNNFLTARTECTATCGDGVVDEDAGEECDDGVNAGGYGECGRGCLWGPRCGDGDVQEDQGEECDDGNNVSRDGCSSTCRLEIG; encoded by the coding sequence ATGGTGAACCCCCATCACAGGTCTCGGTTGGCGAGCGCGTTGCTCGCATCTCTTCTCTTCACATTGGTGGCCTGTAACGGCGGGGGAGGTTCGGCGAAGCCCGATGCCGGCACCGGCCCGAACACCCCGGACGGGTCAACGCCGGATGCTGGCGACGACTGTGGTGATGGTCAGCGCCAGTCCGGCGAAGCCTGCGACGACGGCAACAGGGTGGACGGCGACGGCTGTAACGCGACGTGCACCACGGTGGAGGGTGGGTTCATCTGCGAGGTGCCGGGAGCGCCGTGCGTCCACCTGGTGAACTGCGGAAATGGCCGCGTCGAGGACGGCGAGGAGTGCGACGACCGGAACCTGGTCAGCGGTGATGGTTGCAACGGGAGCTGCCGGATCGAAAGTGGCTGGGCGTGCCCGGCCCAGGGTGGCCGCTGCCGCGCGAAGGAGTGCGGTGACAACATCATCGCCGGTGATGAGGAGTGCGAGGACGGCAACACCACTCCGGGCGATGGCTGCAGCGACGTCTGCAGGCTCGAGGACGGCTGGAAGTGCCCGCCGGGTCAGCCGTGCAGCCGCACCACCTGTGGTGACGGCATCACCGAGGGCACCGAGCAGTGCGACGACGGCAACACCGTGATGGGTGACGGCTGCTCGCCGCTGTGCACCCAGGAGCCCCGCTGCTCGGATGGCAACTGCGAGGAGACGTGCGGCGACGGTCTCATCCTCCCCAACAGCGCCGTTGAAGAGTGCGACGACGGCAACACGCGCGCCAATGACGGCTGCTCGCCGGACTGCAAGCTGGAGGATGGCTTCGCGTGTGTGCTCGTCACGCAGGAGCCGCCGGCGCAGGTGTCCATCCCCGTCGTCTACCGTGACTTCCGCGGCTGGGACCTGCCCGCCGATCCCGCGAATGGCCTGCCCCGTGGCCACGAGGACTTTGAGAACCGGAACGCGGGCCGTGAGGACGGCATCGTCGAGAACCGGCTCGATGCCAATGGCCGCCCCGTCTATGCGAAGGAAGGCCAGGCGTCGAACAACACCAGCAACCGGGCCAATTTCGACCAGTGGTACAAGGCGGTCGAGAACGTCAACAAGACCATCGTCAGCACCTTCGTGCTGAATCAGCAGCCTGATGGCTCGTACGTGTTCGATAACGATGCGTTCTTCCCGCTCGACGATGTCAGCGGCAGTTGGGTGGCCGAGGGCCACGAGCCGCGGCGCAGGGACCTGGCGGGACAGCAGCGCAACTTCCACTTCACCAGCGAGGCCCGCTACTGGTTCGAGTACAAGGGCTCCGAGGAGCTGACCTTCCGCGGTGACGACGACGTGTGGGTGTTCGTCAACGGGCGCCTGGCGCTGGACCTGGGCGGTGTGCACGGCCCGGCGTCGGGCACCATCTACATGTCGGGCCAGGCGAGCACGCTGGGGCTGCGGCGGGGCGGCATCTACGAGGTGGTGGTGTTCCAGGCCGAGCGCCACACCGAGGGCTCGTCGTACCGCCTCACGCTCAACAACTTCCTCACCGCCCGCACCGAGTGCACCGCCACCTGCGGCGACGGCGTGGTGGACGAGGATGCCGGCGAGGAGTGCGACGACGGCGTCAACGCCGGTGGCTATGGAGAGTGCGGCCGTGGCTGCCTCTGGGGCCCCCGATGTGGCGACGGCGACGTTCAGGAGGACCAGGGCGAGGAGTGCGACGACGGCAACAACGTCAGCCGCGACGGTTGCAGCTCAACGTGCCGGCTGGAGATTGGCTGA
- a CDS encoding M20 family peptidase has translation MKRILLSLLVVVVALAGVLLTKAFRFTSRQVQPEAPAAFTVDADAAAVRLGGALRLKTLAAAEGLPAEDAAFAALHDYMREQYPRLHQALKREPVGAHSVLYTWTGTDASLRPALLLGHLDVVPVEPGTEASWTHPPYSGLVADGYVWGRGALDDKGSVFGILESVEALLAAGFQPKRTVLLAFGGDEEVGGREGAEAMAKLLRERGVTLESVLDEGGMIVSGTVPGVASPVALVGVSEKGFASAELVADGEGGHSSMPPPQTAVGVLSRAISRLEDAPMPAKLRGGSRALFEFAGPEMGFGMRTLFANLWLFEPLVLRQLTAKATTNAAVRTTAAATMFEGSERDNVLPARARAVVNFRILPGDSVAGVLEHVRRVVDDPRVKVRTLGFISEPSPVSRMDSEAWSQLQRSVRQVFPDVVVAPYLMLGATDSRYFTGLSENVYRFMPLRLDGADLSRLHGKDERVSVKGYADAVRFYAQYVRNVAQ, from the coding sequence ATGAAACGCATTCTCTTGTCGTTGTTGGTTGTCGTCGTTGCCCTCGCGGGGGTTCTCCTCACGAAGGCTTTTCGCTTCACCTCGCGGCAGGTCCAGCCGGAGGCGCCCGCGGCGTTCACCGTGGACGCGGATGCCGCCGCGGTCCGGCTGGGCGGTGCGCTGCGGCTCAAGACGCTGGCGGCGGCGGAGGGGCTTCCCGCGGAGGACGCCGCCTTCGCCGCGCTCCACGACTACATGCGGGAGCAATACCCTCGGCTCCATCAGGCGCTGAAGCGCGAGCCCGTGGGGGCGCACTCGGTGCTGTACACCTGGACGGGGACGGACGCGTCGCTGCGCCCGGCGCTGCTGCTGGGGCACCTGGACGTGGTGCCCGTGGAGCCTGGTACGGAGGCGTCCTGGACTCACCCTCCCTATAGCGGGCTGGTGGCGGACGGCTATGTCTGGGGCCGGGGCGCGCTGGACGACAAGGGGAGCGTGTTCGGCATCCTGGAGTCGGTGGAGGCCCTGCTCGCGGCGGGCTTCCAGCCCAAGCGCACGGTGCTGCTCGCCTTCGGTGGGGATGAAGAGGTGGGGGGGCGCGAGGGCGCGGAGGCGATGGCGAAGCTGCTCCGCGAGCGGGGCGTGACGCTGGAGTCCGTGCTGGACGAGGGCGGGATGATTGTGTCCGGCACCGTGCCCGGCGTGGCCTCACCGGTGGCCCTGGTCGGCGTGTCGGAGAAGGGCTTCGCCAGCGCGGAGCTGGTGGCGGATGGCGAAGGTGGCCATTCGTCCATGCCGCCGCCCCAGACGGCCGTGGGCGTGCTGAGCCGCGCCATCTCCCGGCTGGAGGATGCGCCCATGCCCGCGAAGCTGCGCGGTGGCAGTCGGGCCCTGTTCGAGTTCGCGGGGCCGGAGATGGGCTTCGGGATGCGCACGCTCTTCGCCAACCTGTGGCTGTTCGAGCCGCTGGTGCTGCGCCAGCTCACCGCGAAGGCCACCACCAACGCGGCGGTGCGCACCACCGCCGCGGCCACCATGTTCGAGGGCAGCGAGCGCGACAACGTGCTGCCCGCCCGCGCCCGGGCGGTGGTGAACTTCCGCATCCTTCCGGGAGACTCCGTGGCGGGCGTGCTGGAGCACGTGCGGCGCGTGGTGGATGACCCGCGGGTGAAGGTGCGCACGCTGGGCTTCATCAGTGAACCGTCGCCCGTGTCGCGCATGGACTCCGAGGCCTGGTCGCAGCTCCAGCGCAGCGTGCGCCAGGTGTTCCCCGACGTCGTCGTGGCCCCGTACCTCATGCTGGGCGCGACGGATTCGCGCTACTTCACCGGGCTGAGTGAGAACGTCTACCGCTTCATGCCGCTGCGCCTGGACGGCGCCGACCTGTCACGCCTCCACGGCAAGGACGAGCGCGTGTCGGTGAAGGGCTACGCGGACGCGGTCCGCTTCTACGCTCAGTACGTCCGCAACGTGGCCCAGTGA
- the thiD gene encoding bifunctional hydroxymethylpyrimidine kinase/phosphomethylpyrimidine kinase: protein MAAMETSKSVATALTIAGSDSGGGAGIQADLSTFAFHRVHGTSALTAITAQNTQGVTRVDVMPPEAVAAQIDAVASDIGAGAVKTGMLVNPAIITTVAQRLRVLGLGPLVVDPVMVSRAGARLIDDAAVGALKELLLPLATVATPNRHEAELLAGMKLETLEDMREAARRIHRLGPQAVLVKGGGMTGALRGTDVWFDGERLETLHLRAVDTRNTHGTGCTLSAAIAAHLALGQPPLEATRRAKDYVTAALEHPLPLGKGPGPFSHFFPLEG, encoded by the coding sequence ATGGCGGCCATGGAGACTTCGAAGTCCGTAGCCACCGCGCTCACCATCGCCGGCTCCGACAGCGGCGGCGGCGCCGGCATCCAGGCCGACCTGAGCACCTTCGCCTTCCACCGCGTTCACGGCACCAGCGCCCTGACGGCCATCACCGCGCAGAACACGCAGGGCGTCACCCGCGTGGACGTGATGCCCCCCGAAGCCGTCGCCGCGCAAATCGACGCCGTGGCCTCCGACATCGGCGCGGGCGCGGTGAAGACGGGCATGCTCGTCAACCCGGCCATCATCACCACGGTGGCCCAGCGCCTGCGCGTGCTGGGCCTGGGTCCACTGGTGGTGGATCCCGTCATGGTGTCCCGCGCCGGCGCGCGCCTCATCGACGACGCGGCCGTGGGCGCGCTCAAGGAGCTGCTGCTGCCCCTGGCCACGGTGGCCACGCCCAACCGGCACGAGGCGGAGCTGCTCGCCGGCATGAAGCTGGAGACGCTGGAGGACATGCGGGAGGCCGCGCGCCGCATCCACCGGCTCGGCCCCCAGGCGGTGCTGGTGAAGGGCGGCGGCATGACGGGCGCGCTGCGCGGCACCGACGTCTGGTTCGACGGCGAGCGCCTGGAGACGCTGCACCTGCGCGCGGTGGACACGCGCAACACCCACGGCACGGGCTGCACGCTGTCGGCGGCCATCGCCGCGCATCTGGCGCTGGGGCAGCCGCCGCTGGAGGCCACCCGGCGCGCGAAGGACTACGTCACCGCCGCGCTGGAGCACCCCCTGCCCCTGGGCAAGGGCCCGGGCCCCTTCAGCCACTTCTTCCCGCTGGAGGGGTAG